One Micromonospora sp. WMMD1120 genomic region harbors:
- a CDS encoding pseudouridine-5'-phosphate glycosidase, with product MNDFRITCGTEVAEALRAGRPVVALESTIVSHGLPRPENLRVAREIEETVRAAGAVPATIGMIGGELVVGLDDTQLTRLATVDGVSKLSVRDLAVAAATGADGATTVAATSAVAAAAGIGVFATGGLGGVHREAAHTFDESADLVTLAQTPIAVVCAGVKSILDVGATLERLETLGVAVIGYRTRRFPGFYLTDAGFDLDWSVDSPEQVAAVLAARDGQAVHTGGVLIANPLPVDEQLDPELHDRTLADGLALLERDGITGKAVTPYLLAHFHSATEGASLAVNVRIILRNADLAARIAVAAAARNTTAPA from the coding sequence GTGAATGACTTTCGCATCACTTGTGGCACCGAGGTCGCCGAAGCCCTGCGTGCCGGTCGACCCGTCGTCGCCCTGGAGAGCACCATCGTCTCGCACGGGCTGCCCCGGCCGGAGAACCTGCGGGTGGCCAGGGAGATCGAGGAGACGGTCCGCGCCGCCGGGGCCGTTCCGGCGACGATCGGCATGATCGGCGGCGAGCTGGTGGTCGGCTTGGACGACACGCAGCTCACCCGGCTGGCCACCGTCGACGGCGTGAGCAAGCTCTCGGTCCGTGACCTGGCGGTGGCGGCCGCGACCGGCGCGGACGGCGCGACCACCGTGGCGGCGACCAGCGCGGTGGCCGCCGCCGCCGGCATCGGGGTGTTCGCCACCGGCGGCCTGGGCGGGGTGCACCGGGAGGCCGCGCACACGTTCGACGAGTCCGCCGACCTGGTCACCCTCGCGCAGACTCCGATCGCGGTGGTCTGCGCCGGGGTCAAGTCGATCCTCGACGTGGGCGCCACGCTGGAGCGCCTGGAGACCCTCGGGGTCGCCGTGATCGGTTACCGCACCCGTCGGTTCCCCGGCTTCTACCTCACCGACGCGGGCTTCGACCTGGACTGGTCGGTGGACTCGCCGGAGCAGGTGGCGGCCGTGCTCGCCGCCCGCGACGGGCAGGCCGTACACACCGGTGGGGTGCTCATCGCCAACCCGCTGCCGGTCGACGAGCAGCTCGACCCGGAGCTGCACGACCGCACCCTCGCCGACGGCCTGGCCCTGCTGGAGCGGGACGGGATCACCGGCAAGGCCGTCACCCCGTACCTGCTCGCGCACTTCCACTCGGCCACCGAGGGAGCCAGCCTGGCGGTGAACGTCCGGATCATCCTGCGCAACGCCGACCTGGCCGCGCGGATCGCGGTCGCCGCCGCCGCCCGCAACACCACCGCCCCCGCATGA
- a CDS encoding DUF3039 domain-containing protein, whose amino-acid sequence MSTEVLERPELKDADTGPEMFHYVRKEKIAESAVMGTFVVALCGETFPVTKAAKPGSPVCPKCKEIYDSYSE is encoded by the coding sequence GTGAGCACAGAGGTTCTCGAGCGTCCGGAGCTGAAGGACGCCGACACCGGTCCCGAGATGTTCCATTACGTCCGTAAGGAGAAGATCGCCGAAAGTGCCGTCATGGGCACGTTCGTCGTCGCTCTGTGCGGCGAGACCTTCCCGGTCACCAAGGCGGCCAAGCCGGGTTCGCCGGTCTGCCCGAAGTGCAAGGAGATCTACGACTCGTACAGCGAGTAA
- a CDS encoding TRIC cation channel family protein, with the protein MTTSTALLLADLTGVAVFAASGASAAVAKRLDLFGVAFVGFVAALGGGIIRDLVIDEVPPLAFADWRYAATAAITALAVFWLHPQLARLRTTVLVLDAAGLALFTVTGTLKALDARVPAVGACLIGMLTAIGGGLGRDLLTAEIPVVLRREIYALAALAGSVTVVLLYVTGQAAPAPLTVAALLVFGLRLLALRRRWSAPVATLRPPRTGDPEW; encoded by the coding sequence GTGACCACCTCCACCGCGCTGCTCCTCGCCGACCTGACCGGGGTCGCGGTCTTCGCCGCCTCCGGCGCCTCGGCGGCGGTGGCCAAGCGGCTGGACCTGTTCGGTGTCGCGTTCGTCGGCTTCGTGGCCGCCCTCGGCGGTGGGATCATCCGGGACCTGGTCATCGACGAGGTCCCGCCACTGGCCTTCGCCGACTGGCGGTACGCGGCCACCGCCGCGATCACCGCGCTCGCCGTCTTCTGGCTGCACCCGCAACTGGCCCGCCTGCGTACGACGGTCCTCGTGCTGGACGCGGCCGGCCTGGCGCTGTTCACCGTCACCGGAACGCTCAAGGCGCTCGACGCCCGGGTGCCGGCGGTCGGTGCCTGCCTCATCGGCATGCTGACCGCCATCGGCGGCGGGCTCGGGCGGGATCTGCTCACCGCCGAGATCCCCGTCGTCCTGCGGCGCGAGATCTACGCGCTGGCCGCGCTGGCCGGCTCGGTCACCGTGGTGCTGCTGTACGTCACCGGGCAGGCCGCGCCCGCCCCACTGACCGTCGCCGCCCTGCTGGTCTTCGGGCTGCGTCTCCTCGCGCTGCGTCGACGCTGGTCGGCACCGGTGGCGACGCTGCGGCCACCACGTACCGGTGACCCGGAGTGGTGA
- a CDS encoding DEAD/DEAH box helicase encodes MAARTPVLETFPALRAWQRKALVEYLRRRSEDFTAVATPGAGKTTFALRIAAELLADGTVEAVTVVAPTEHLKTQWAEAAARVGIQLDAAFRNADVHSAADFHGAVITYAQVGMAPQVHRRRTMTRRTLVILDEIHHAGDSRTWGDGVKAAFEPAVRRLMLTGTPFRSDDNPIPFVSYERGGDGLLRSRADSVYGYSDALRDGVVRPVLFLAYSGETRWRTNAGDELAARLGEPMTQDLVAQAWRTALDPAGDWMPQVLRAADARLTVLRNAGMPDAGGLIIATDQQTARSYAKLIEQVTGEKAAVVLSDDLGASARIATFAASDQRWLVAVRMVSEGVDIPRLAVGVYATSASTPLYFAQAIGRFVRARRPGETASVFLPSVPHLLGLASEMETERDHVLGKPKEADGFDDDLLERAQRDDQASGELEKRFAALSATAELDQVIFDGASFGTAAQAGTPEEEEYLGLPGLLTADQVSLLLTKRQAAQLAAQRRRTAERAAEPAAAPTAAPPAPMSAAQRRVALRRQLNALVAARHHRTGQPHGKIHAELRRLCGGPPSAQATIEQLEERIATVQTL; translated from the coding sequence GTGGCAGCCCGGACGCCGGTGCTCGAGACGTTCCCTGCCCTACGTGCCTGGCAACGCAAGGCGCTGGTGGAGTACCTGCGCCGGCGTTCCGAGGACTTCACCGCCGTCGCCACCCCCGGCGCCGGCAAGACCACCTTCGCCCTGCGGATCGCGGCGGAACTGCTGGCCGACGGCACCGTCGAGGCGGTCACCGTGGTCGCGCCGACCGAGCACCTGAAGACCCAGTGGGCCGAGGCCGCCGCCCGGGTGGGCATCCAGCTCGACGCCGCGTTCCGCAACGCCGACGTGCACTCCGCCGCCGACTTCCACGGGGCGGTGATCACCTACGCGCAGGTCGGGATGGCCCCGCAGGTGCACCGGCGGCGCACGATGACCCGGCGCACCCTGGTCATCCTCGACGAGATCCACCACGCCGGCGACTCCCGTACCTGGGGCGACGGGGTGAAGGCCGCGTTCGAGCCCGCCGTACGCCGGCTGATGCTCACCGGTACGCCGTTCCGCTCCGACGACAACCCCATCCCGTTCGTCAGCTACGAGCGGGGCGGGGACGGGTTGCTGCGCTCCCGCGCCGACTCGGTGTACGGCTACTCCGACGCGCTGCGCGACGGCGTCGTCCGGCCGGTGCTCTTCCTGGCCTACTCCGGGGAGACCCGCTGGCGAACCAACGCGGGAGACGAGTTGGCGGCCCGACTGGGCGAGCCGATGACCCAGGACCTGGTGGCGCAGGCCTGGCGTACCGCCCTGGACCCGGCCGGCGACTGGATGCCGCAGGTGCTGCGGGCCGCCGACGCGCGGCTCACCGTGCTGCGCAACGCCGGCATGCCCGACGCCGGTGGCCTGATCATCGCCACCGATCAGCAGACCGCCCGCTCGTACGCCAAGCTGATCGAGCAGGTGACCGGCGAGAAGGCCGCCGTGGTGCTCTCCGACGACCTGGGGGCGTCCGCCCGGATCGCGACGTTCGCGGCGTCCGACCAGCGCTGGTTGGTGGCGGTGCGAATGGTGTCCGAGGGCGTCGACATCCCCCGACTGGCGGTCGGGGTCTACGCCACCAGCGCCAGCACCCCGCTCTACTTCGCCCAGGCGATCGGCCGGTTCGTCCGGGCCCGCCGGCCGGGCGAGACCGCGTCGGTCTTCCTGCCCAGCGTGCCGCACCTGCTCGGGCTGGCCAGCGAGATGGAGACCGAGCGCGACCACGTGCTCGGCAAGCCCAAGGAAGCCGACGGCTTCGACGACGACCTGCTGGAACGGGCGCAGCGCGACGACCAGGCCAGCGGGGAGCTGGAGAAGCGGTTCGCCGCGCTCTCCGCCACCGCCGAACTGGATCAGGTGATCTTCGACGGCGCGTCGTTCGGCACCGCGGCCCAGGCCGGCACCCCCGAGGAGGAGGAATACCTCGGCCTGCCCGGTCTGCTCACCGCCGACCAGGTCTCGCTGCTGCTGACCAAGCGGCAGGCCGCCCAACTCGCCGCCCAACGTCGTCGTACCGCCGAACGGGCCGCTGAGCCGGCCGCTGCGCCCACGGCAGCGCCGCCGGCACCAATGAGTGCCGCCCAGCGCCGCGTGGCGCTCAGACGCCAGCTCAACGCTCTGGTGGCCGCCCGGCACCACCGCACCGGCCAGCCGCACGGCAAGATCCATGCCGAGCTGCGCCGACTCTGCGGTGGCCCGCCGAGCGCCCAAGCCACCATCGAGCAGCTGGAGGAACGCATCGCCACCGTGCAGACCCTCTAG
- a CDS encoding RNA polymerase sigma factor, whose translation MTEPRQPGADVRSLTDTLIAHAQSAGGQLTSAQLARTVESAEVTPAQAKKILRALSEAGVTVVVDGSASTRRRVAAARSTTPASRATTAKTTKKAAAPAPKQAPAADDAPATPAPRKVAARKATGSPAEAATPAKATKSTRATKATVAAAAGAKPTKTAAKAKGEGAEGDIDPEELAAAIEDVVVEEPAELAQAAETDAAASATDNDFEWDDEESEALKQARRDAELTASADSVRAYLKQIGKVPLLNAEQEVELAKRIEAGLYAAERLRAADEGEEKLAREMVRDLGWISRDGERAKNHLLEANLRLVVSLAKRYTGRGMAFLDLIQEGNLGLIRAVEKFDYTKGYKFSTYATWWIRQAITRAMADQARTIRIPVHMVEVINKLGRIQRELLQDLGREPTPEELAKEMDITPEKVLEIQQYAREPISLDQTIGDEGDSQLGDFIEDSEAVVAVDAVSFSLLQDQLQQVLQTLSEREAGVVRLRFGLTDGQPRTLDEIGQVYGVTRERIRQIESKTMSKLRHPSRSQVLRDYLD comes from the coding sequence GTGACAGAACCCCGCCAGCCCGGCGCCGACGTTCGCTCGCTCACCGACACCCTGATCGCCCACGCGCAGAGCGCCGGTGGCCAGCTCACGTCGGCTCAGCTCGCGCGCACCGTCGAGTCCGCCGAGGTGACTCCGGCCCAGGCCAAGAAGATCCTGCGGGCGCTCTCCGAGGCGGGAGTGACAGTCGTGGTGGACGGCTCGGCGAGCACCCGCCGCCGTGTCGCCGCGGCCCGCTCGACCACGCCGGCATCCCGGGCCACCACCGCCAAGACCACCAAGAAGGCCGCCGCGCCGGCCCCGAAGCAGGCGCCCGCCGCGGACGACGCTCCGGCGACTCCGGCACCGCGCAAGGTGGCCGCTCGCAAGGCCACCGGCAGCCCCGCCGAGGCGGCCACGCCGGCGAAGGCGACCAAGTCGACCCGGGCCACCAAGGCGACGGTGGCCGCCGCCGCTGGCGCGAAGCCGACCAAGACCGCCGCGAAGGCCAAGGGCGAGGGCGCCGAGGGCGACATCGACCCGGAGGAGCTGGCCGCCGCGATCGAGGACGTCGTCGTGGAGGAGCCGGCCGAGCTGGCCCAGGCCGCCGAGACCGACGCCGCCGCCTCGGCGACCGACAACGACTTCGAGTGGGACGACGAGGAGTCCGAGGCGCTCAAGCAGGCCCGCCGCGACGCCGAGCTGACCGCCTCCGCCGACTCCGTCCGGGCGTACCTGAAGCAGATCGGCAAGGTTCCGCTGCTCAACGCCGAGCAGGAGGTGGAGCTGGCCAAGCGAATCGAGGCCGGGCTCTACGCCGCCGAGCGGCTGCGGGCGGCCGACGAGGGCGAGGAGAAGCTCGCCCGGGAGATGGTCCGTGACCTGGGCTGGATCTCCCGGGACGGTGAGCGGGCCAAGAACCACCTCCTGGAGGCGAACCTGCGGCTGGTGGTGTCGCTGGCCAAGCGCTACACCGGCCGGGGCATGGCGTTCCTCGACCTGATCCAGGAGGGCAACCTCGGCCTGATCCGCGCGGTCGAGAAGTTCGACTACACCAAGGGCTACAAGTTCTCCACGTACGCCACCTGGTGGATCCGGCAGGCCATCACCCGCGCCATGGCCGACCAGGCCCGCACCATCCGCATCCCGGTGCACATGGTCGAGGTCATCAACAAGCTCGGCCGCATCCAGCGCGAGCTGCTCCAGGACCTGGGCCGCGAGCCCACCCCGGAGGAGCTGGCCAAGGAGATGGACATCACACCCGAGAAGGTGCTGGAGATCCAGCAGTACGCTCGGGAGCCCATCTCACTGGACCAGACCATCGGTGACGAGGGCGACAGCCAGCTCGGCGACTTCATCGAGGACTCCGAGGCCGTGGTCGCCGTCGACGCGGTGTCGTTCTCGCTCCTGCAGGACCAGCTCCAGCAGGTGCTGCAGACGCTCTCCGAGCGTGAGGCGGGTGTGGTACGCCTGCGCTTCGGCCTGACCGACGGCCAGCCACGGACGCTGGACGAGATCGGCCAGGTCTACGGGGTGACCCGGGAACGGATCCGGCAGATCGAGTCCAAGACGATGTCCAAGCTGCGTCACCCGTCCCGGTCGCAGGTTCTCCGGGATTACCTGGACTGA
- a CDS encoding inositol monophosphatase family protein, with product MTNSAPTPQELLAIAVEVARDAADTAYRMRVEGVEVAATKSTVTDVVTAADRAVERQILDALAARRPGDSVLGEEYGEKAPGEARNGVRWIIDPIDGTVNYLYGLRHSAVSLAVEVDGVVVAGVVRNLYTGEEWTATAGGGAWRDGVRLRCSGETDLGQALVGTGFGYDAARRAHQAKVVAGLIAHVRDIRRLGAAAIDLCLVAEGRLDAYFEKGLAAWDLAAGGLVAAEAGVRVAGLAGRAPGPDLVVAAPPALFAPLHDRLAALDASGGP from the coding sequence ATGACCAACTCGGCACCCACGCCGCAGGAACTGCTCGCGATCGCGGTCGAGGTTGCCCGGGACGCGGCGGACACCGCGTACCGGATGCGCGTCGAGGGGGTCGAGGTGGCCGCGACCAAGAGCACCGTCACCGATGTGGTCACCGCCGCCGACCGGGCGGTCGAGCGCCAGATCCTCGACGCGCTCGCCGCGCGGCGGCCGGGCGACTCGGTGCTCGGCGAGGAGTACGGCGAGAAGGCCCCGGGGGAGGCCCGCAACGGCGTGCGCTGGATCATCGATCCCATCGACGGGACGGTCAACTACCTGTACGGGCTGCGTCACTCCGCTGTCTCGCTGGCGGTCGAGGTGGACGGGGTGGTGGTCGCCGGCGTCGTCCGCAACCTCTACACCGGCGAGGAATGGACCGCCACCGCCGGCGGCGGGGCCTGGCGCGACGGGGTCCGACTGCGCTGCTCCGGCGAGACCGACCTGGGTCAGGCGCTCGTCGGCACCGGCTTCGGTTACGACGCCGCCCGCCGTGCCCACCAGGCGAAGGTGGTCGCCGGGCTGATCGCCCACGTGCGGGACATCCGCCGGCTCGGCGCCGCCGCGATCGATCTGTGCCTGGTCGCGGAGGGGCGGCTCGACGCGTACTTCGAGAAGGGGCTCGCGGCGTGGGACCTGGCGGCGGGCGGGCTGGTGGCCGCCGAGGCGGGGGTCCGCGTCGCCGGCCTGGCCGGTCGTGCGCCGGGTCCCGACCTGGTCGTCGCGGCCCCACCCGCGCTCTTCGCGCCGCTGCACGACCGGCTGGCCGCGCTGGACGCCTCCGGCGGACCCTGA
- a CDS encoding LytR C-terminal domain-containing protein produces MRALVVVGLLAIIALVFVVVAVVRDSQGNAGTAAGCPEGWPLADLTLRERKDVKINVINGTDQPGLARTVADEFSNRQFQVKKTSTEKKQVDGVAVLRFGPKGVGSAHLLQAYFLNDAVPGYDPKRADDTVDVVLGNGFQQLATTTEVNQSLGDSGPPVAPKGSCPSPPAKK; encoded by the coding sequence GTGCGAGCGCTCGTCGTCGTCGGCCTGCTGGCGATCATCGCCCTGGTCTTCGTCGTCGTGGCCGTGGTCCGCGACAGCCAGGGCAACGCGGGCACCGCGGCCGGTTGCCCGGAGGGGTGGCCGCTGGCGGACCTGACGCTGCGCGAGCGCAAGGACGTCAAGATCAACGTGATCAACGGCACCGACCAGCCGGGCCTCGCCCGCACCGTCGCCGACGAGTTCAGCAACAGGCAGTTCCAGGTCAAGAAGACCTCGACCGAGAAGAAGCAGGTCGACGGCGTCGCGGTGTTGCGCTTCGGCCCGAAGGGCGTCGGCTCCGCGCACCTGCTGCAGGCGTACTTCCTCAACGACGCCGTGCCCGGCTACGACCCGAAGCGCGCCGACGACACCGTGGACGTGGTGCTCGGCAACGGCTTCCAGCAGCTCGCCACCACCACCGAGGTCAACCAGTCGCTCGGCGACTCCGGCCCGCCGGTGGCGCCCAAGGGCTCCTGCCCGTCCCCGCCGGCGAAGAAGTAA
- a CDS encoding DUF4193 domain-containing protein — protein sequence MATDYDAPRRDEVDLGEDSLEELKARRVDSQSGAVDVDEAEVAESFELPGADLADEELTVKVLPMQQDEFRCARCFLVHHRSQLAVERNGELICRECV from the coding sequence ATGGCCACCGACTACGACGCCCCGCGTCGCGACGAGGTCGACCTCGGCGAGGACAGCCTGGAAGAGCTCAAGGCCCGGCGCGTCGACTCACAGTCGGGCGCGGTGGACGTCGACGAGGCCGAGGTGGCCGAGAGCTTCGAGCTGCCCGGCGCCGATCTGGCCGACGAGGAGCTCACGGTCAAGGTGCTTCCGATGCAGCAGGACGAGTTCCGGTGCGCCCGCTGCTTCCTGGTCCACCACCGTAGCCAGCTGGCAGTCGAGCGTAACGGCGAGTTGATCTGCCGCGAGTGCGTCTGA
- a CDS encoding DUF3093 domain-containing protein codes for MSQSPSAGQPPAATGASYAERLDLPWWLWLAGLVAAALLAVEIWMGAAGVRAWLPFAVLLPLTAGGLWWLGRIRVGVVDSELRVDDARLPARFVADVVPLDAAGRREVLGVGADPLAFVVQRPWISGAVQVVLDDPADPTPFWVVSTRHPVELAEAVLAARDAESVSGPPPGGSA; via the coding sequence ATGTCGCAGTCCCCGTCCGCCGGTCAGCCGCCGGCCGCCACCGGCGCGTCGTACGCCGAGCGGCTGGATCTGCCCTGGTGGCTGTGGCTGGCCGGGCTGGTGGCCGCCGCCCTGCTGGCCGTCGAGATCTGGATGGGCGCCGCCGGGGTCCGGGCCTGGCTGCCCTTCGCCGTGCTGCTGCCTCTCACCGCCGGCGGGCTGTGGTGGCTGGGTCGGATCCGGGTCGGGGTGGTCGACTCGGAGCTGCGGGTCGACGACGCCCGCCTGCCGGCGCGGTTCGTGGCCGACGTGGTGCCGCTGGACGCCGCCGGCCGCCGGGAGGTGCTGGGTGTCGGCGCGGACCCGCTCGCCTTCGTGGTGCAGCGGCCGTGGATCAGTGGCGCGGTGCAGGTCGTCCTCGACGACCCCGCCGACCCGACCCCGTTCTGGGTGGTGAGCACGCGGCACCCGGTCGAGCTGGCCGAGGCGGTGCTGGCCGCGCGGGACGCCGAGTCGGTCTCCGGCCCGCCGCCGGGTGGATCGGCCTGA
- the dut gene encoding dUTP diphosphatase, with product MTDVVPVPVRLLDAELPLPTYAHPGDAGADLVAAADVELPPGGRALVPTGVAVALPEGYVGLVHPRSGLAARLGVTVLNAPGTVDAGYRGEILVNLINHDRDAPAKISRGDRIAQLVVQRVARARFEPVVELPESRRGTGGHGSTGGHAGLVPSPTGQDRVERRPDEPGRGQTEEMAG from the coding sequence GTGACCGACGTCGTACCCGTGCCCGTGCGGCTGCTCGATGCGGAGCTGCCGCTGCCCACGTACGCCCATCCCGGTGATGCCGGCGCGGACCTGGTGGCGGCCGCGGACGTGGAGCTGCCGCCCGGCGGCCGCGCCCTGGTGCCCACCGGCGTGGCCGTCGCGCTGCCGGAGGGGTACGTGGGCCTGGTCCATCCCCGCTCCGGTCTGGCGGCCAGGCTCGGCGTGACGGTGCTCAACGCGCCCGGTACGGTCGACGCCGGCTACCGGGGTGAGATCCTGGTCAACCTGATCAACCATGATCGGGACGCGCCGGCGAAGATCTCCCGCGGCGACCGGATCGCGCAGCTCGTGGTCCAGCGGGTCGCGCGGGCGCGGTTCGAGCCGGTGGTCGAGCTGCCCGAGTCCCGGCGCGGGACCGGCGGGCACGGGTCGACCGGCGGGCACGCCGGGCTGGTGCCGTCGCCGACGGGCCAGGACCGGGTCGAGAGGCGACCCGACGAGCCGGGCCGCGGGCAGACGGAAGAGATGGCAGGGTGA
- a CDS encoding DUF3710 domain-containing protein, with product MIFSRKRADAGRQTRDERAVEAPDQGDVSPTLARGPYDVSESYDDQQRLDLGSLRIPAIAEVEVRVQADPQGVIQQVVLVHGDNALQLGVFAAPRSEGIWDEVREEIRQSLLRDGASAREVDGEYGAELQAQVRTPDGVTNLRFVGVDGPRWMVRGVFQGPVATESALSGPLVECLDGLVVDRGQDARPVREPLPLRLPPEIADQAGDAAGEPSQA from the coding sequence GTGATCTTCTCCCGAAAGCGGGCCGATGCCGGGCGGCAGACCCGCGACGAGCGGGCCGTCGAGGCTCCGGACCAGGGCGATGTGTCGCCGACGCTGGCGCGCGGCCCGTACGACGTCTCGGAGAGCTACGACGACCAGCAGCGGCTCGATCTGGGCAGCCTGCGCATTCCGGCCATCGCCGAGGTCGAGGTGCGGGTGCAGGCCGACCCGCAGGGCGTGATCCAGCAGGTCGTGCTGGTGCACGGGGACAACGCGCTCCAACTGGGCGTCTTCGCCGCCCCCCGGTCCGAGGGGATCTGGGACGAGGTGCGCGAGGAGATCCGGCAGTCGCTGCTGCGCGACGGGGCGAGCGCGCGGGAGGTGGACGGTGAGTACGGCGCGGAGCTACAGGCCCAGGTGCGTACCCCGGACGGGGTGACGAACCTGCGGTTCGTCGGCGTGGACGGGCCGCGCTGGATGGTGCGCGGCGTGTTCCAGGGCCCGGTGGCCACCGAGTCGGCGCTGTCCGGCCCGCTCGTGGAGTGCCTGGACGGCCTGGTCGTCGACCGCGGCCAGGACGCGAGGCCGGTCCGGGAGCCGCTGCCGCTGCGGCTGCCCCCGGAGATCGCCGACCAGGCGGGCGACGCCGCCGGCGAGCCGAGCCAGGCCTGA
- a CDS encoding OB-fold nucleic acid binding domain-containing protein encodes MTTDESRVSLRRLLQRFTASEAEIDAQELRRESAECGGIPAQQCSRGQLVSVAGRLRTVVYTPRTNLPTLEADLYDGSDVVTLVWLGRRHIAGIEPGRHLTARGRVAVRDDRKVIYNPYYELDSPK; translated from the coding sequence ATGACGACCGACGAGAGCAGGGTGTCGCTGCGGCGCCTCCTGCAACGGTTCACCGCCAGCGAGGCTGAGATCGACGCGCAGGAGCTGCGTCGGGAGAGCGCCGAGTGCGGCGGCATCCCGGCGCAGCAGTGTTCCCGGGGGCAGCTCGTCTCGGTCGCCGGTCGGCTGCGCACCGTGGTCTACACGCCGCGCACCAACCTGCCCACCCTCGAGGCCGACCTGTACGACGGCAGCGACGTGGTCACCCTGGTCTGGTTGGGGCGACGGCACATCGCGGGGATCGAGCCGGGCCGGCACCTGACCGCGCGCGGCCGGGTGGCGGTACGGGACGACCGCAAGGTCATCTACAACCCCTACTACGAGCTGGACTCGCCCAAGTGA
- a CDS encoding DUF3159 domain-containing protein, with amino-acid sequence MTTGQHRAAQPETDPPEEEPLPTIAEQMADQLGGWRGLVESSIPVVVFVFANIIGELRPAVIASVAVALLIAGLRLAQRRPVRHAVNGLFGVGVGAAIAWRTGDERDFYLPGILYGIGYGVALLISAAIRQPLVGWIWSVLVAKGRSEWRTDPKLVRTFTQLTVLWGVVWLAKVGVQAGLYLAHQDTALGVARLVLGYPPYALLLLITVWTVRRATREAPPTPLPSV; translated from the coding sequence ATGACGACGGGACAGCACCGGGCGGCCCAACCGGAGACCGACCCGCCGGAGGAGGAGCCGCTGCCGACGATCGCCGAGCAGATGGCCGACCAACTCGGCGGCTGGCGCGGCCTGGTCGAGTCCAGCATCCCGGTCGTCGTCTTCGTCTTCGCCAACATCATCGGTGAGCTGCGGCCGGCGGTGATCGCTTCGGTCGCCGTCGCGCTGCTGATCGCCGGGCTGCGGCTGGCCCAGCGCCGGCCGGTCCGGCACGCCGTCAACGGGCTGTTCGGTGTCGGTGTCGGCGCGGCCATCGCCTGGCGGACCGGTGACGAACGCGACTTCTACCTCCCCGGCATCCTCTACGGCATCGGGTACGGGGTCGCGCTGCTGATCTCGGCGGCCATCCGGCAGCCGCTCGTGGGCTGGATCTGGTCCGTGCTGGTCGCCAAGGGCCGTTCGGAGTGGCGCACCGACCCGAAGCTGGTGCGCACCTTCACCCAGCTGACCGTGCTCTGGGGCGTGGTCTGGCTGGCCAAGGTGGGCGTGCAGGCCGGTCTCTACCTCGCCCACCAGGACACCGCGCTGGGCGTGGCCCGGCTGGTGTTGGGCTACCCGCCGTACGCGCTGCTGTTGCTCATCACGGTCTGGACGGTGCGCCGGGCCACCCGCGAGGCGCCGCCGACCCCGCTGCCCAGCGTCTGA
- a CDS encoding TrkA family potassium uptake protein, with protein MRVAIAGAGNVGRSIAQELIDNGHQVMLIERQPKMLRPDRVPAAEWVLADACELTSLEEANVAGCDVVVAATGDDKTNLVLSLLAKTEFAVPRVVARVNRAENEWLFTEQWGVDVAVSKPRVMAALVEEAVTVGDLVRLMTFRQGEANLVEITLPPTAPYVGQPLHAVPLPRDSALVAILRGKRVLVPSPDDPIEAGDELIFVCTAEVEDEVRAVILGADSVERTRSSR; from the coding sequence ATGCGGGTCGCCATCGCGGGCGCGGGCAACGTGGGTCGCTCGATCGCCCAGGAGTTGATCGACAACGGCCACCAGGTGATGTTGATCGAGCGCCAACCCAAGATGCTGCGTCCGGACCGGGTGCCGGCCGCCGAGTGGGTGCTCGCCGACGCCTGTGAGCTGACCAGCCTGGAGGAGGCCAACGTCGCCGGGTGCGACGTGGTGGTCGCGGCGACCGGCGACGACAAGACCAACCTGGTGCTGTCGCTGCTGGCCAAGACCGAGTTCGCGGTACCCCGCGTGGTCGCTCGGGTCAACCGGGCGGAGAACGAGTGGCTGTTCACCGAGCAGTGGGGCGTGGACGTCGCGGTGAGCAAGCCACGGGTGATGGCCGCGCTGGTCGAGGAGGCGGTCACCGTCGGCGACCTGGTCCGCCTGATGACGTTCCGCCAGGGCGAGGCGAACCTGGTCGAGATCACGTTGCCGCCGACCGCGCCGTACGTCGGTCAGCCGCTGCACGCCGTGCCGCTGCCCCGCGACTCGGCGCTGGTCGCGATCCTGCGCGGCAAGCGGGTCCTGGTGCCCAGCCCGGACGACCCGATCGAGGCGGGCGACGAGCTGATCTTCGTGTGCACCGCGGAGGTCGAGGACGAGGTCCGCGCGGTGATCCTCGGTGCCGACAGCGTCGAACGGACGCGTAGCTCCCGCTGA